The following proteins are co-located in the Vigna angularis cultivar LongXiaoDou No.4 chromosome 2, ASM1680809v1, whole genome shotgun sequence genome:
- the LOC128195280 gene encoding uncharacterized protein LOC128195280: MGSQGCSSFSKSWAKGSSGSSHGRACRGGGLIPTCYCGDIAVMKVAKTTKNAGRNFWGCPHYKGGSSIGNCCNFFKWCCEDNVDEKDCTILKRISELENAVKDLQKIKKLMKLLVVALCVCIVVDLVILKLWLG; this comes from the exons ATGGGTTCCCAAGGGTGTTCTTCGTTTTCGAAAAGTTGGGCCAAAGGATCTTCTGGTTCGTCCCATGGTCGTGCTTGTAGGGGAGGTGGGTTAATCCCTACTTGTTACTGTGGTGATATTGCAGTAATGAAAGTGGCCAAAACTACGAAGAATGCTGGGAGAAATTTTTGGGGTTGTCCTCATTACAAG GGTGGATCTTCAATTGGGAACTGctgtaactttttcaagtggtgtTGTGAAGACAACGTGGATGAAAAAGATTGcacaattctgaagagaataaGTGAGCTGGAAAATGCAGTGAAGGATTTGCagaaaatcaagaaattgatgAAGTTGTTAGTTGTagctttgtgtgtgtgtattgtgGTTGACCTTGTAATTTTGAAGTTGTGGTTAGGTTGA